Proteins encoded by one window of Winogradskyella sp. PG-2:
- a CDS encoding O-antigen ligase family protein, translated as MFFLTLIFLLSTKIALLILLIGILVFSLKRQLFNLNKKTIIICIVTVFIGISMSSITLYNRFKVEQKTEFSEIFHKEKFGKVYYWTGSSIRLFQLRILKEQITEESIFFKGFGLFASKKSLEEKHKYYDTYYTFHKYNYHNQYAQILSETGIIGLSILLIMLFILIRRAIKSKDYGFIMFSFTVITIFFTESVLWRQRGLFLFIILYCLYQRVLFIKQPK; from the coding sequence ATATTTTTCTTAACCTTAATTTTCTTATTGTCGACTAAAATTGCACTACTAATTTTACTAATAGGCATACTTGTTTTTTCATTAAAGCGTCAGTTATTTAACCTAAATAAAAAAACAATAATAATATGTATCGTTACTGTTTTCATTGGAATAAGTATGAGTTCAATAACATTATACAATAGGTTTAAGGTAGAGCAAAAAACTGAGTTCTCAGAAATATTTCATAAAGAAAAGTTCGGAAAAGTTTACTATTGGACGGGAAGTTCTATTAGATTATTTCAGTTAAGAATTTTAAAAGAACAAATTACTGAAGAATCTATTTTTTTTAAAGGCTTTGGTTTATTTGCTTCAAAAAAGAGCCTGGAAGAAAAGCATAAATATTATGATACATATTATACATTTCATAAATATAATTACCATAATCAGTATGCTCAAATATTATCTGAAACCGGTATAATAGGGTTGAGTATTTTGTTAATTATGCTATTTATTTTAATTAGAAGAGCAATTAAATCTAAGGATTATGGTTTCATTATGTTTTCTTTTACAGTAATAACTATTTTCTTTACCGAGAGTGTTTTATGGCGTCAAAGAGGCCTTTTCCTATTTATTATTTTATACTGTTTATATCAAAGAGTTTTATTCATAAAGCAACCCAAATAA